Proteins from one Acanthopagrus latus isolate v.2019 chromosome 18, fAcaLat1.1, whole genome shotgun sequence genomic window:
- the tmco6 gene encoding transmembrane and coiled-coil domain-containing protein 6 isoform X1 produces MWRLNKVRHKAGRLGGSLEELKLKKREHEKALRQARRDRQLVSKRLLLNEDEDQPEVNMDTSSGEQDVVSLFHTLQHSGPEREAHLKALSKALRDPTAQLTFIKQENSMHLLVGLLTGSNASCRLQAVRCLHELSHSSHANVAPACLPATPYLLTYLSGQSTKFTELCLYTLGNLCPESDAVKEKLLAQGIIPALASCIENQRHNLAVVEAVGFTLSQLLQAKDAAAKIIPLVLASSLPSHLLSVLTPDPKFGLAPAIECAWCLHYLTCSMEDNRVLLAQGALLKCSSLLVSLGAAVAEGNKEEGMELLICPLLRCMGNLLFSCPVETLSTEVGDVHVVVALCALLQAYLQSQPALARESAWVLNNLTAHSSALCSALLTLNLVPGLIQLLPFSQGINTMILRVLANIAHKKEEFCVQLAHLGLLSALCATLKMADQEMVTLSMDVLFMLVVSGSQLAEEFVKQGGLLLLEAIQYNSEGEIRRRATYLLEHHLVSYSSYCSVDNTPCS; encoded by the exons atgtggaGGTTAAACAAAGTTCGTCACAAAGCTGGACGACTCGGCGGCAGCCTGGAGGAGCTCAAATTAAAGAAGCGAGAACACGAGAAGG CACTGAGACAGGCccgcagagacagacagctcgTGAGCAAGAGACTCCTGCTGAACGAAGATGAGGACCAGCCAGAGGTCAATATGGACACTAGCTCAGGGGAGCAG GACGTGGTCAGTTTGTTCCACACACTTCAACACAGCGGGCCGGAGAGGGAGGCCCACCTTAAAGCCTTGAGTAAAGCTCTCCGAGACCCGACAGCACAGCTCACTTTCATCAA GCAGGAGAACAGCATGCATCTCCTGGTTGGACTCCTCACTGGCTCTAATGCTTCCTGCCGTCTGCAGGCCGTTCGGTGTCTTCATGAGTTGTCTCACTCTTCCCACGCCAACGTGGCaccagcctgtctgcctgccaccCCCTACCTGCTCACGTACCTGTCTGGCCAGAGCACCAAGTTCACT GAGCTGTGTCTCTACACACTGGGTAATTTATGCCCAGAGAGTGATGCTGTAAAAGAGAAACTTCTGGCCCAGGGTATCATACCAGCTCTGGCCAGCTGCATTGAG AACCAGAGACATAATCTTGCAGTGGTGGAAGCTGTAGGCTTCACACTCTCTCAGCTTCTGCAGGCCAAAGATGCAGCAGCAAAAATAATCCC GTTGGTCCTGGCCTCCAGTTTACCTTCACACCTGTTATCAGTCCTAACTCCTGACCCAAAGTTTGGCCTGGCACCTGCCATTGAGTGCGCATGGTGTCTGCACTACCTCACATGCAG CATGGAGGATAACAGAGTGCTGTTGGCTCAAGGCGCCCTGTTGAAGTGCAGTTCCCTGTTGGTGTCACTaggtgctgctgtggctgaaggaaacaaagaagaggGAATGGAGTTG CTCATCTGTCCTCTGCTGAGGTGCATGGGAAACCTCCTGTTCTCCTGCCCAGTGGAAACCCTGAGCACTGAAGTGGGTGATGTCCATGTTGTGGTCGCTCTGTGTGCACTTCTTCAGGCCTACTTGCAGAGTCAGCCGGCTTTGGCCAGAGAGAGTGCCTGGGTGCTGAACAACCTCACAG CTCACTCCAGCgctctgtgctctgctctgctgactcTCAACTTGGTCCCAGGACTGATCCAgctcctccctttctctcaaGGCATCAACACCATG ATCCTGAGGGTTCTAGCAAATATTGCCCACAAAAAAGAGGAGTTCTGTGTCCAGCTGGCTCATCTTGGACTGCTGTCGGCGCTCTGTGCCACACTGAAGATGGCCGACCAAGAGATGGTGACCCTGAGTATGGATGTCCTGTTCATGCTGGTGGTCAGTGGTTCCCAG CTAGCCGAGGAGTTTGTGAAGCAAGGCGGACTTTTACTGTTAGAGGCCATTCAGTACAACAGCGAAGGAGAGATCAGACGAAGAGCAACATATCTCCTGGAGCACCACCTAGTGTCCTACTCATCCTATTGTTCG GTGGACAATACTCCATGTTCTTAA
- the tmco6 gene encoding transmembrane and coiled-coil domain-containing protein 6 isoform X2 — MDTSSGEQDVVSLFHTLQHSGPEREAHLKALSKALRDPTAQLTFIKQENSMHLLVGLLTGSNASCRLQAVRCLHELSHSSHANVAPACLPATPYLLTYLSGQSTKFTELCLYTLGNLCPESDAVKEKLLAQGIIPALASCIENQRHNLAVVEAVGFTLSQLLQAKDAAAKIIPLVLASSLPSHLLSVLTPDPKFGLAPAIECAWCLHYLTCSMEDNRVLLAQGALLKCSSLLVSLGAAVAEGNKEEGMELLICPLLRCMGNLLFSCPVETLSTEVGDVHVVVALCALLQAYLQSQPALARESAWVLNNLTAHSSALCSALLTLNLVPGLIQLLPFSQGINTMILRVLANIAHKKEEFCVQLAHLGLLSALCATLKMADQEMVTLSMDVLFMLVVSGSQLAEEFVKQGGLLLLEAIQYNSEGEIRRRATYLLEHHLVSYSSYCSVDNTPCS; from the exons ATGGACACTAGCTCAGGGGAGCAG GACGTGGTCAGTTTGTTCCACACACTTCAACACAGCGGGCCGGAGAGGGAGGCCCACCTTAAAGCCTTGAGTAAAGCTCTCCGAGACCCGACAGCACAGCTCACTTTCATCAA GCAGGAGAACAGCATGCATCTCCTGGTTGGACTCCTCACTGGCTCTAATGCTTCCTGCCGTCTGCAGGCCGTTCGGTGTCTTCATGAGTTGTCTCACTCTTCCCACGCCAACGTGGCaccagcctgtctgcctgccaccCCCTACCTGCTCACGTACCTGTCTGGCCAGAGCACCAAGTTCACT GAGCTGTGTCTCTACACACTGGGTAATTTATGCCCAGAGAGTGATGCTGTAAAAGAGAAACTTCTGGCCCAGGGTATCATACCAGCTCTGGCCAGCTGCATTGAG AACCAGAGACATAATCTTGCAGTGGTGGAAGCTGTAGGCTTCACACTCTCTCAGCTTCTGCAGGCCAAAGATGCAGCAGCAAAAATAATCCC GTTGGTCCTGGCCTCCAGTTTACCTTCACACCTGTTATCAGTCCTAACTCCTGACCCAAAGTTTGGCCTGGCACCTGCCATTGAGTGCGCATGGTGTCTGCACTACCTCACATGCAG CATGGAGGATAACAGAGTGCTGTTGGCTCAAGGCGCCCTGTTGAAGTGCAGTTCCCTGTTGGTGTCACTaggtgctgctgtggctgaaggaaacaaagaagaggGAATGGAGTTG CTCATCTGTCCTCTGCTGAGGTGCATGGGAAACCTCCTGTTCTCCTGCCCAGTGGAAACCCTGAGCACTGAAGTGGGTGATGTCCATGTTGTGGTCGCTCTGTGTGCACTTCTTCAGGCCTACTTGCAGAGTCAGCCGGCTTTGGCCAGAGAGAGTGCCTGGGTGCTGAACAACCTCACAG CTCACTCCAGCgctctgtgctctgctctgctgactcTCAACTTGGTCCCAGGACTGATCCAgctcctccctttctctcaaGGCATCAACACCATG ATCCTGAGGGTTCTAGCAAATATTGCCCACAAAAAAGAGGAGTTCTGTGTCCAGCTGGCTCATCTTGGACTGCTGTCGGCGCTCTGTGCCACACTGAAGATGGCCGACCAAGAGATGGTGACCCTGAGTATGGATGTCCTGTTCATGCTGGTGGTCAGTGGTTCCCAG CTAGCCGAGGAGTTTGTGAAGCAAGGCGGACTTTTACTGTTAGAGGCCATTCAGTACAACAGCGAAGGAGAGATCAGACGAAGAGCAACATATCTCCTGGAGCACCACCTAGTGTCCTACTCATCCTATTGTTCG GTGGACAATACTCCATGTTCTTAA
- the LOC119007394 gene encoding nucleolar and coiled-body phosphoprotein 1-like, whose protein sequence is MSVNASAHELTQLIYRHLKEHGFHSAADELQRHSPQGETEISASLLDIYSSWLKNSKRKKQPGSTKKSKPKEPKKSPTKAAKIRPPTTADGEELSHSLLPQVKSPKRKSSSTSKQGGAATASPVATANKKKEKPAKKAATQKKKTVPVKKTKTEGKSAEVVSAGGDDSDSDSSLDVEKWKKLCLQMTEADVAKMDTINALDFSSPQPKKRVRKPRAKPPAKTETQQVQQSTVGTNEKLEEKTPADSIKPKKSRPKKTAPVTSSAAPSQEQIINSVEDGAAASTPKKGKRTAVTPSEEKTDETASEPKKKKKKKEKTEDKMEEMTSEAGEDGEDKDSKEEKKNEATELELGDELAGEKKKIKGTKGDAEKESWNHEENAEPGVQEKKAEKKKNEKTDGEEKSEQMVEGDNENREAVVEKKKTKKKKKVKTVCEENSELTAEEEKVKKKKTDSEEQSKQILGGDKENSEQIAEKVKENTEAVVEEKKAKKKKKEKVDCADNPEQMPEEETVKKKKKKKAAVGEESSEQAAENIQDITEPIAAEKKTKTKKEKSDGEENLERVVKEKKKKKKVNAEHYGELSEQVAEDDEATMKSESGDREEAAEQVTEGKKKKKKTDSSSTTEAADTEPLPPPDPETPQTEKKKKKSKLKSAAVPGTTAAAAQDTAETETLHTPSGGTHKKKKKSSKSTES, encoded by the exons ATGTCCGTGAACGCATCAGCGCACGAGCTGACCCAGCTGATCTACCGCCATTTGAAGGAGCATGGTTTCCACTCAGCTGCAGATGAGCTCCAGAGGCACAGCCCACAG GGGGAGACAGAAATATCTGCGTCGTTACTGGACATCTACAGTTCCTGGTTGAA GaactcaaaaaggaaaaagcagcCAGGCTCGACCAAGAAGTCTAAACCTAAAGAACCGAAAAAGAGTCCAACGAAGG CTGCGAAAATCCGACCTCCAACCACCGCAGACGGCGAGGAGCTGAGTCACAGTCTGCTGCCACAG GTCAAAAGTCCCAagaggaaaagcagcagcacCTCCAAGCAGGGCGGTGCAGCAACAGCATCTCCTGTCG CCAcggcaaacaaaaagaaggagaagCCTGCAAAAAAAGCAGCGACGCAAAAAAAGAAG aCTGTGCcagtgaaaaagacaaagactgaaGGGAAATCTGCCGAGGTTGtgtctgctggaggagacgATTCAGACTCTGACAGCAGTTTGGATGTGGAGAAATGGAAGAAGCTGTGCCTGCAGATGACAG AGGCCGATGTAGCCAAGATGGACACCATCAACGCTCTGGACTTCTCCTCACCACAGCCTAAGAAAAGAGTTAGGAAACCCCGGGCCAAGCCTCCCGCGAAAACAGAAACTCAACAGGTTCAACAGAGTACTGTtggaacaaatgaaaagttggAGGAGAAAACACCCGCAGATAGTATCAAACCCAAGAAGAGCAGGCCCAAAAAGACGGCACCTGTGACCTCCTCGGCTGCCCCGAGCCAAGAGCAAATCATCAACTCTGTAGAGGACGGAGCAGCAGCGTCCACTCCAAAGAAAGGGAAGAGGACAGCTGTGACGCCCAGTGAAGAAAAAACTGACGAGACGGCGTCAGAgcccaagaagaagaagaaaaagaaggagaagacagaagacaagatggaggagatgaCCAGTGAGGCCGGCGAAGAtggagaagacaaagacagtaaagaggaaaagaagaatgAAGCCACAGAGCTGGAGTTGGGTGATGAACTTgcaggggagaagaaaaagataaaaggtACAAAGGGAGATGCCGAAAAAGAATCGTGGAATCATGAGGAAAATGCAGAGCCAGGAGTGCAAGAGAAGAAAGccgagaagaagaaaaatgagaaaactgatggtGAGGAAAAATCAGAGCAAATGGTTGAAGGTGACAACGAAAATAGAGAAGCAGtagttgaaaaaaagaaaacaaagaagaagaaaaaggtgaaaactgtgtgtgaggAAAATTCAGAGCTTacagctgaagaagagaaagtgaagaagaagaaaacagataGCGAGGAACAATCGAAACAAATATTAGGAGGTGACAAAGAAAATTCAGAGCAGATAgctgaaaaagtaaaagaaaatacagaagcaGTAGTTGAGGAAAAGaaggcaaagaagaagaaaaaggagaaagttGATTGCGCAGACAATCCAGAGCAGATGCCTGAAGAAgagacagtgaagaagaagaagaagaaaaaggcagCTGTTGGTGAGGAAAGTTCAGAGCAGGCCGCTGAAAACATCCAAGATATCACCGAGCCGATTgctgcagaaaagaaaacaaagacgaagaaggagaagagtGATGGCGAGGAAAATTTGGAGCGGGTggtcaaagaaaagaagaagaaaaaaaaggtcaatgCCGAGCATTACGGGGAGCTGTCGGAGCAGGTAGCTGAAGACGATGAGGCAACAATGAAATCAGAGAGCGGCGacagagaggaagctgcagagcAGGTTActgaagggaagaagaagaagaaaaaaacagactcatCATCAACAACCGAAGCAGCTGACACAGAGCCACTACCTCCGCCCGATCCTGAGACAccacaaacagagaagaagaaaa AGAAAAGCAAGTTGAAATCAGCCGCGGTCCCAGGAacgactgcagctgctgcgcAAGACACCGCAGAAACTGAAACCCTCCACACACCCTCAGGTGGCACCCACAAAAAG aaaaagaaatcctcCAAGAGCACCGAGTCATGA
- the arsia gene encoding arylsulfatase I has translation MATSALTGFSMMSLLSLGYLTWDMMSPNQVENEPDQTFADRSPVPQPPHILFIMTDDQGFNDIGYHSSDIRTPVLDKLAADGVKLENYYIQPICTPSRSQLITGRYQIHTGLQHSIIRPRQPNCLPFDQVTLPQRLQELGYSTHMVGKWHLGFYKKECLPTRRGFDTYFGSLTGSVNYYTYDSCDGPGMCGFDLHEGESVAWGQSGKYSTHLYTQRVRKILATHDPQSQPLFIFLSFQAVHTPLQSPREYIYPYRGLENVARRKYAAMVSAVDEAVRNITYALRKYGYYQNSVIIFSTDNGGQPLSGGSNWPLRGRKGTYWEGGVRGLGFVHSPLLRKKKRVSKALVHITDWYPTLVGLAGGNESLTRGVDGYDVWEAISEGKDSPRLEILHNIDPLYNHARSGSLQKGFGIWNTAVQASIRAGDWKLLTGDPGYGDWTPPQMLPGFPGGWWNLERHTEPRKSVWLFNISGDPYERYDLSEQRPDVVKELLARLVYYNRTAVPVRYPSEDQRADPHLNGGAWGPWVGDEEEDSWDSVYQKKSKDWKTKLKLSKSRSFFRRLNTRIMSNRI, from the exons ATGGCAACCTCAGCTCTGACCGGCTTCTCCATGATGAGCCTGCTCAGCCTCGGGTACCTGACCTGGGACATGATGAGCCCTAACCAGGTGGAAAACGAGCCAGACCAGACGTTTGCTGACAGGTCTCCCGTTCCGCAGCCTCCTCACATCCTTTTCATCATGACAGACGACCAGGGGTTCAACGACATCGGCTACCACAGCTCTGACATCAGGACACCGGTGCTGGACAAACTGGCTGCTGACGGAGTGAAGCTGGAAAATTATTACATTCAGCCCATCTGCACCCCGTCCCGCAGCCAACTCATCACCGGCAG GTACCAAATTCACACTGGCCTGCAGCACTCCATCATCCGGCCCCGCCAACCCAACTGCCTGCCCTTTGACCAGGTCACCCTCCCCCAGAGACTGCAGGAGCTCGGCTACTCCACTCACATGGTCGGCAAGTGGCACCTGGGCTTCTACAAGAAGGAGTGCCTGCCCACTCGCCGAGGCTTCGACACCTACTTTGGCTCCCTGACAGGCAGTGTAAACTACTACACCTACGACTCCTGTGATGGGCCCGGGATGTGTGGCTTCGACCTCCATGAGGGGGAGTCGGTCGCCTGGGGCCAGAGTGGCAAATACTCCACCCATCTCTACACGCAGAGAGTCCGCAAGATCTTAGCAACCCACGATCCTCAGTCACAGCCGCTGTTCATCTTTCTCTCGTTCCAAGCTGTTCATACACCCCTGCAGTCTCCGCGGGAGTACATCTACCCGTACCGTGGGCTGGAGAATGTAGCACGCAGGAAATACGCCGCTATGGTCTCAGCCGTAGATGAGGCGGTACGTAATATAACATACGCTCTCCGCAAGTATGGTTACTACCAGAACAGTGTCATCATCTTCTCTACTGACAACGGTGGCCAGCCGTTGTCTGGTGGCAGTAACTGGCCGCTCAGAGGACGTAAAGGCACCTACTGGGAAGGTGGTGTCCGGGGTCTGGGGTTTGTTCACAGCCCTCTgttgaggaagaagaagagggtgagtAAGGCCCTGGTGCACATCACGGACTGGTACCCCACACTCGTGGGATTAGCAGGTGGGAATGAGTCCCTGACCAGGGGGGTGGATGGGTATGATGTTTGGGAGGCTATCAGCGAGGGGAAGGATTCGCCCAGGTTGGAGATCCTCCACAATATTGATCCTCTGTACAACCATGCACGCAGTGGCTCCCTGCAGAAAGGATTTGGGATCTGGAATACAGCTGTGCAGGCATCCATACGAGCCGGAGACTGGAAACTCCTAACAGGAGACCCCGGCTATGGAGACTGGACACCGCCGCAGATGCTTCCAGGTTTCCCCGGCGGCTGGTGGAACCTGGAGCGCCACACTGAGCCCCGCAAATCTGTGTGGCTTTTCAACATCTCCGGAGACCCGTATGAACGTTATGACCTTTCTGAGCAGAGACCAGATGTTGTTAAAGAACTGCTGGCTAGATTAGTGTACTACAATCGCACTGCAGTGCCAGTAAGATATCCATCAGAGGACCAGCGGGCAGACCCCCACCTGAATGGCGGTGCCTGGGGTCCCTGGGtaggagatgaggaggaggacagctgGGACAGTGTCTACCAGAAAAAGAGTAAGGATTGGAAGACGAAGCTTAAACTGTCCAAAAGCAGGTCATTTTTCAGGAGACTCAACACGAGGATTATGTCCAACAGGATATAG
- the LOC119007397 gene encoding membrane-spanning 4-domains subfamily A member 4D-like, which translates to MEGTTESTTRERTTGNAGKSEANQTTLMSGKPLHRFVQREPRCLGIALVVFGCAEVLMGFHLAGENQPSSSLIYIPFWQGILFLACGNLSIYTEIHPSKKMVTVCLAMYVVSLLGIIVSAGFRIYCLTYYSYLNYRARYSRDPIWATYRMSLLTGIESLLFVSSLCVSGLLIFLCVIARLALKSTRTQLIVQHLPLPQNVGTSN; encoded by the exons ATGGAGGGCACAACAGAGTCAAcaacaagagagagaacaacaggAAATGCTGGCAAAAGCGAGGCGAACCAGACGACACTGATGTCCGGCAAGCCTCTCCATCGCTTCGTCCAGAGAGAGCCCAGATGTCTTGGG ATCGCCTTAGTGGTCTTCGGCTGTGCGGAGGTCCTGATGGGGTTTCATCTAGCCGGTGAAAATCAGCCAAGTTCCTCTTTAATCTACATCCCCTTCTGGCAGGGAATTCTG tttctcGCCTGTGGAAACCTGTCGATCTACACGGAGATACATCCATCCAAGAAGATG GTGACCGTGTGTTTGGCCATGTATGTGGTTTCCCTCTTAGGAATTATAGTCTCTGCTGGCTTCAGGATATACTGCCTCACCTATTACAGCTACCTAAACTACAGGGCCAGATACAGTCGGGACCCAATATGGGCGACATACAGAATG AGCCTGCTCACCGGTATTGAAAGCCTGTTGTTTGTTTCGTCCCTGTGTGTGTCGGGGCTTCTCATCTTCTTGTGCGTCATCGCACGTTTAGCTCTCAAGTCAACACGCACTCAG CTCATTGTCCAGCACCTCCCCCTTCCTCAGAACGTCGGCACGTCAAACTGA
- the aldob gene encoding fructose-bisphosphate aldolase B produces MTHQFPALSPEQKKELSDIAQRIVAPGKGILAADESTGTMGKRFQNINVENIEENRRCFRDILFSTDASIANCVGGIIFFHETLYQKSSNGKLFPQVVKEKGIVVGIKVDKGTAPLMGTDKETTTQGLDGLSERCAQYKKDGCDFAKWRCVLKISDGCPSALAIAENANVLARYASICQMNGLVPIVEPEILPDGDHDLQRCQYATEKVLAAVYKALSDHHVYLEGTLLKPNMVTPGHSCPKKFTPQEVAMATVTALRRTVPASVPGICFLSGGQSEEEASIHLNAINQVPLHRPWKLTFSYGRALQASALAAWQGKDANKAATQQAFVTRAKINGLASKGEYKPSGTADQASQQSLYTASYVY; encoded by the exons ATGACTCACCAGTTCCCAGCCCTGAGTCCAGAGCAGAAGAAGGAGCTCTCTGACATTGCTCAGAGGATCGTCGCTCCAGGAAAGGGAATCCTGGCTGCTGATGAATCAACAG GAACCATGGGAAAGCGTTTCCAGAACATCAACGTGGAGAACATCGAGGAGAACCGTCGCTGCTTCCGCGACATCCTCTTCTCCACCGACGCCTCCATCGCCAACTGCGTGGGCGGGATCATCTTCTTCCACGAGACGCTCTACCAGAAATCAAGCAACGGCAAACTCTTCCCCCAGGTCGTTAAGGAGAAGGGCATTGTCGTCGGCATCAAG GTTGACAAAGGCACAGCTCCTCTGATGGGCACAGATAAAGAGACCACCACACAAG GTCTTGATGGCCTGTCTGAGCGCTGCGCCCAGTACAAGAAGGACGGCTGTGATTTCGCCAAGTGGAGGTGTGTCCTCAAGATCTCGGACGGCTGCCCGTCGGCTCTCGCCATCGCAGAGAACGCCAATGTCCTTGCCAGATACGCCAGCATCTGccagatg AACGGCCTGGTGCCTATTGTTGAGCCAGAGATCCTGCCTGATGGAGACCATGACCTGCAGCGCTGCCAGTATGCCACAGAAAAG GTTCTGGCCGCTGTCTACAAGGCTCTGTCCGACCACCACGTTTACCTGGAGGGTACTCTGCTGAAGCCCAACATGGTCACTCCTGGACACTCCTGCCCTAAGAAGTTCACCCCTCAGGAGGTTGCCATGGCCACAGTGACCGCTTTGAGGCGCACTGTCCCTGCGTCTGTGCCAG gCATCTGCTTCCTGTCCGGAGGccagagtgaggaggaggccTCCATCCACCTGAACGCCATCAACCAGGTGCCCCTCCATCGCCCCTGGAAGCTGACCTTCTCTTACGGCCGTGCGCTGCAGGCCTCTGCTCTTGCAGCCTGGCAGGGCAAAGATGCCAACAAGGCAGCTACACAGCAAGCTTTCGTCACCAGGGCCAAG aTCAATGGCCTGGCTTCCAAAGGCGAGTACAAGCCCTCTGGCACGGCTGACCAGGCCTCCCAGCAGTCTCTGTACACTGCCAGCTACGTTtattaa